The stretch of DNA CCGGGCCACAGCGGCGCGGCCGCGGAGACGGGGCCAGGCAGTCCTGTCCTCTCCCTGCCGGCAGACTGGGGCCGGCTCTGGCCCCCTTCCCGCACCCTTCGGCGCCGCGATGGGAAAGGGGGGGGTGCGCTGGGCGGGACCCTGGTCCCCTGGGGCTCGAATGGGGACCCCTCTCTGCCGCACGGGGACGCCTCCCGCTCGACGCCCTTCCTGGGAGCTCCCATAGCTGGGGCGTGGACAGGGGACCTGGGGCAGGCTTCTCAAAGCAGGGGCGGCGGGAGCTGGGGCTTTGACGTTGGAGTAGGAGTTTGCCAGTCCAGAAGGGACGGTGCTCCTGGCAGAACAAAGGGTGCGAAGCCCTGAAGAGACTGCCAGCGCTGGAAGCACGTAGAGCTCGATGGGACGGATCAGGGGAGGGGCGTTGGGATGAGAAAGGGCTTTGAATCTCCCACCCTGGAAGGACAGGGAACAGGAAGCAGTAGAACAGGGACTCCACGTCCAGGCGTCCTGGGGCTAGAGCAGAGGCTGTGGAGTCTTCCAAGCCAGGCACACACGTGCTGCTCAACAGGTGGTGTGTGCGTGTACAGATAAATcaataagttaataaataaatgacagaaaacatGAATTTACTCGTTcagtaattcattcattcatccacggACACAACCACTCACTGCTCTCTGACATCGCTTCCGGGTCAGTCCCTTGCTCGGAAATGCTGGTCACAGACCTTAGCACCGGCCCTTCCCGTTCCTGGAAAGACAGAGCCCGGCACAGACTCCCACCCCTGTCCCACAGGAGCAAGTACAGGACACAAGAGTCTGAAGGAGggatggaggacactggaggggACGTGGTGGCTCCACCAGAGGCGCCAAGGAAAGCTGCATATAGGAGGGGCGTGGGAAGTGGGGTTTTAAAGCATGAGTAGGAGTCGGACACATTTGACAAGCCGCTCATTGGGCTCTGTGAGGGCTCAGCAACAactcacccctcccctgccccttccctgggaAGCGCATCTCCCCAGTCCCCACTCCCTAGATATCTGCTACCTCTCTGCCGCTCATCCGCCATTCCATCTATCTGAAGAGCTTTTCTTCAGGGTTCAAGTTCTAGCCGCTGGTCTTGGAGGAGtcccttgggcctcagtttccttgtctgtaaaacgAGGAAGCAGCACGCAGCGGGGAGTCCACAATGAGCCGGTCTGGCTCTGAGTGTGGGGATAGTGTGGTTTGTTGGGATCTAGGTGGGGAGCTGTGAGGCCGATGGGACCCTGGAGCAGCAGGGAGGCCAGGAGGGGGGCCGGCTGGAGTCCTTGCGGGGTCTGCTGGGGCCTGGGAGTCAGCGGGACCCGTGGCACGGTGAATGGCAGCCTGTGGCTGTCAGCAGTCAAGCGTGGCCCGGGCTCCTGCCCCAGCCCGTGGCGGTCTGTGGCTGCCGGATCTCCTTGGCACGCCCAGCCTCTGATGCTTGTCCAGGGAGCCTCCGTGGCTCTGGGGACACCACCTGCACTGGAGACTCTGGGACAGAGAGGCTGGTTGTGACCCCTGCCTGTGCCCACTCAGGCAAGCATGTTCGCAGGGCAGTGGCTGCCTGTGTTctgaggccggggtgggggcaggcagagctCCCCGCGCGCTGTCCACCGGgacgggggggggcggggggggtggtcgCCGGCAGCTCTGTGGCCGCCCCGCAGCAAGCCCTCCAAGAATGTCGGTACACCGGAGGGGGCCCAGGCTTCCCTTCATTAGATTTTAATCAATCCTGGCTTAAAGTCAAATTCAGATTTTGCAAAACCTCTGCACACATTTGGAACAACTTGGGGGTGTGTGTTTTCCTGTTCAGAGTAAGTTGTACACAACTGCGCCCCCTCGCCCCGTCTGGAAAGCTCCTCACAGCCCCTGGCTTTGCTGTCAGCGTGAAGTGGGTTAATCTGCTGCGGTCCCAGCAGCACAGGCCGATCTGAGATACGGGTTGTCCAGTCAACACACGCAAATTTCTTAGGAACTTTGGCCTCCGTTGAAAACCTggcaaggaggggcgcctgggtggctcagtggattgggccgctgccttcggctcaggtcatgttctcagtgtcctgggatcaagccccgcatcgggctctttgcttggcaggagcctgcttttctctctctctctctctgcctgactctccgcctgcttgtgatctctctctctgtcaaataaataaataaaatcttaaaaaaaaaaaagaaaacctggcaAGGAGACTGGGTCTCTGTAGCTGCCCTCTGCCCGTGTCCCCCGGGGACTCACTCATcctcccaggactgagcccccgGGAGACTGCGGGGCTCATGGAGAAGGTGGTGTCGGGTGTCCAAGTACTCTGGGCTGGGGCCTTGGTGATCAAGAGGCCACGGCTGGAGGACCTGGGGTGACAGGACCCCCCAGAATCTCAGCCTTACTAGGTTGGGGGCTGGGCCCGGGGTCTTGGCGGCTGGGCATGGGGACTACAGGTGTGGCAAGGGCCCTTCCCCGCAGCCCCCTCCTGGGCAACCCCATCCCCTCAGTGTCTGAGCTCTCTGAGTGGGACCCTGGGGGGTTAGGGCAGGACCCCAGGTGGGGCCCCCTTTGGGTGCCTCCTGGGGGGCTCCCCTTGCTCTCTGCAAACAGTCATCTCAGGACATAAGCCTAGTGCAGACGACGCAAAACAGTAATAGTAACAATAGCatctgggaggagggagagggggtacCTGTGAGCCCAGGTCAGGAGCCTTCCTGCTCAAAACGGGCCACGCTCCCAGCGGCCCCCTCAATGGAGATGTGCCCAGTGCCGGGTGAACTCTGCACCGTGCCCACGGCCTGTCTCAGGTCCTTTGCCCTGGCCGTGACCTCTGCAGATGCCCCATCCTCCTGGCTCCTTCTCCGCCCTCCCTCCTGTTCTAGGGTCAGCTTCTCGTGAGTCTTCCTGAACCCCCAATGAACTCTCAATCTGCCCCAGGCCggcttcctgccccccaccccggccgccGGCCACCAGCATGGCCCTGACGCCCCTGCAGCAGTATCCACAGCACCCTGGGACACCCGCTCACCTTCTCACTTCCCCGATTGTCCCCAGAAACGTCCTTCCCTAGCACTTTGGATTGACACTTGGAGCTCTTCCTGgccacttttctttcttcgtgACAGCGGCTTTCCGAGGAGGCCAGCCGCTGGACGACTGCAGTCGGCTGGCCTTGCGGTGTGGATACGTGGGGACGTGTCCCTTGCTTTGGTGGCCCCGAGTTCCTGCGACGTGGCAGTGCGCTCTAGGCGCGCCTCAGCCACAGGTGCCCGCTTCCGCACAAGGCACAGGAGGCCACACGCACTGCGGCCCGCGTCGCGCCGGGAACCGGGCTAGGCTGCGTCTGCGCTCCGGCTCCCACGACACCTGCCAGCCTCTTGCTGGGACGGTTTTCCTCCCTCTGCGCGGGACGCGTGGCTCGGGCGTGAGGCAGTAATTCCGGCAGCGAGCACTCAcggagccctgtgccaggcccagTGCAGGGCACTCGGGGGaacagaggagaaggaactcCGCCTCCTTCGCGGGTGGAACGGGAGGACCCCGTCCGCGCGGCCGGCTCCAGGCACGCGGCTCCCGGGATCGCAGAGCCGGACGGCGGATCTGGAAGGTTCTCTCCGCTTCCTGGGGCAGCTGGAGCTTCCGGCATCCCTGcgcaccctccccccacccggaGGTCGCAGAGACCGCGCCTGCCCCGCGCGTGGGTGGAGGCTCCCATCGGGGACCCGCGCGCGCACGGAGCGCGGGAACCAGGCTCCCGGGGCCGCGGCCCCACTGCCGTCTCCCAGAGCGGGCTCGGGCCCCGGGCCCCCGGGAGCCGCCTTCCCCGTTGGCAGCAGGCCTGGGGTCCACCCTGCTTTGCCAGGGCAGCCGCTCGGGCGTCCTCACCCCGGGtccccccgccgcccgccctcCTCACTCCTGCTGCGGCGCAGCAGGCGCCCGGGAAGGCTCCCCGCGGTGTTTGCGCGGCGCTCGGGAGGCCTCCGCCACGCCTCCAGGAGGGCGCACGGGGAGCGCGCCCGGGCTGTGCgccgcgggggcggcgggggcgggcaCACCGCAGCGTGTGGCCGCTGCACGGGGGTCTGCGGTGCCGGGAAGCAGGGGACCCTCCTGAGCGACCCGTTCTCGGGGAAAGTCGGGTACTTGCGGGAAGGGAGACCCAGAGGCGACGGAAAGTGGCCCTGAAGCCGCGCTCTCCTCTCGCGCACGCAGCAGGCGCCCCGCGGGGCTCGTGGTCGTCCGCCTTCGCGGGGCTCGTGGTCGTCCGCCTTCGCGGGGAGCCGTGCTCCGACGCaaaaatatggaacgcttcacgaatttgcgtgtcatccttgcgcaggggccatgctaatcttctctgtatcgttccaattttagtatatgtgctgccgaagcgagcacgggaGAGAGCGCCTCCACAGAGCTatttaaagttcaaaaataaagcGACTTTACAGTTAGGTCGCGCTGCTAGAAATGCACGCGCCgtgcttttttccccttagggTTCCGTGTAAACGACTCTCTCCTACTATCACGCTTGCTTTGGATGTCTCTGATCGCTAAAACTCTCAAATGTTAACTAACTTAATCTCCCATGCGCACTTTAGCGCCGCGAAGGCTTGTGGGGGATAACATGCAAAAGACCCGGACTAGACGCAGCCCCGCCCCTGGCCGCCCAGGGCCGGCCGCCGCCATCCCAGCGTTCCCTGCGAGCGCAGGGAAGCCGCTCTGGCCGCCGCGGCGACTCGCTGGCGTCAGCGGGCCGCGGAGGTGGAAGATGGCGGCGGCGGCACCCGGGCGTCGGTGAGCAGCGCGGCCGCGGCGAGGACGGCCGATGGCGGCCGGGAGGTGCCTTCGGGGACCCGCGGGCCGCTAGGGCGCGACGGTGGGCGGCATGTCGGAGCACGCGGCGCCCGGGGCTCCGGGGCCTGGGCCcaacggcggcggcggcggcccggtCCCCGCGCGCGGGCCTCGCACCCCCAACCTCAACCCCAACCCGCTCATCAACGTGCGCGACCGGCTCTTCCACGCGCTCTTCTTCAAGATGGCTGTCACCTATTCGCGGCTCTTCCCGCCCGCCTTCCGCCGGCTCTTCGAGTTCTTCGTGCTGCTCAAGGTGACCGAGGGCCCGACCCCTGACCCTTGACCCCAGCGGCCGGACCCTCCTCCCAGGTGTGCGACCTCTGACCCCGAGCGGGCGCCCCCGCGCCCgtggcctgcccccccccccgccggaccctcccccctccccgcggAGGCGGGGGCCCGCGGGCGCGGCTCCGACCTGCCGGGGGTCTCCCCGCAGCGCCGCGCCCCTGACCGCGCCGCCCGCGGTCCTCGGCTCTGCCCTGGCCCCGGGCCGGCCGCGCTCCGCGCTCGCCCCTGCGCGGGACACACCCCTGCCGCCTTCCTGCGCTGGCGGCCGCTCCGCGTTTCCGTCTTCGCCTGCTCCTGCCTCGCGGCGCGCCCCTTCCGTGGGGCCTTCCGCGCGCCGCCTGCACGGAGCCTCGGGGTCGTGACCGAGCTGAGGACGGCTCCCCGCGTTCGGTCAGCGTCACCGCGGCTCTGCCGCCCCGGCCAGGGGCCTTGTGCGAAGCCACTTCCCCGGGGAGCAGGGGAGTGTCGTCCCGGACGCCTGGACCGCCCGGGGCCTTCTGGGGAGGGTCTCGCCGCGATGACCGCTGCCTCTCGTCAGAGAGCGCTCTGGGTCCCTACGCTGTGGCCAGCGGGCTGGGCGCTGGCCATTGGGTATCTCAGCGGAGCGCTCCCACGCTGGGGCTGGAGATGCGGAGCTCGCCACTCgtctggggcggggcggggggggctggTGCTGGCCTTCGAGGCCCCTGGGGTGCCGGCCAGGCCGCTGGGCAGGAGCCGGAGGCACCTTGGGGTCTGGTGGAAGGAGCCCAGACGTGGCCTGCCACAGCCGACGGGAGGTCCGCTGGTCCCTCGTCTGGAGACCgcgggaggctgcttcctccccacagccccccagAGCATCACGGGCCCCTGTGGAGGGTTCCCAGCGCGGGGtcccttcctggggctcctgagtgTGCGACGTGACTCGCTGGGTGGAGGAAGTGCTGCCTCCCCCAGACGACGATCAGGGGCTCAGGCTCTTGGGAGCGGGTCCTGGGCGTTTCcgttctgcctgctgctttctgaGTGCGGAGCGGGTCCTGTGTCTGGGCCAGCCTGGCGTCCGGATGTCCGCGGCGTAGGTCAGCAGGTGTCCTGCGAGGCGCTCGGGCTCCCGAGCTCTTCTCTGTGGCCCAGGGGTCTGTGGGCTAAACCCTGAGGCCTCGTGAACCTCGTGAACCTCGTGAACCTGCCCGACCCCTGGTGTCCTTCGCTTGGTTCATCTGCACGGTGAGGGCTGACGTTGCCGCAAGTCCAGAAAGCtcccctctctgcttgctgccTTCCCAGCTCCCGGTGCCCTTGCTGCAGAGATGGGGGGCCCTTCGTGGACTTTCTCACAGCTGTCTCTTCCTGTGGGCGCTGTTGAGCTAAGCGCACAGCCATGAGACAGCCCAGACCCCCCAGTTCCTCCAGTGGGCCAGACTCGGGGGGAACAAGAGGCAGTGGCTGGGGCCCACGTTCCGGCAGCCTTGGCTTCCACCTCTGCTGGTTTTCTTGGCATCAAGGCCAGACCAGGACCTCCCCAGTCCTGGAGCAGCGGGCACTAGGTGCTCCCGCCTGTCCGGTTGGACTCTGAACCTTGGGCAGCCTGACCCTGCAGCCACTGAGCGTTGCCTGCCTGGTGACAGGGGCTCTGATGTTCTGTGCCTTTaccactccctcccctctctgaAGTATGGAGGTGATCCTTGGGCTCACTGTGATGTGTGATAAATGTGTGGAGTGCCCCAGGATCCCTGCTGTGACACGGGAGTCCCTGAACACATTCTCTGTGCCAcgtcctgcctgcttctctgacacGGCATTGAGAggccagagcaggagggagggagagagcaggctaTGGGGTGAAGCAGGCAGGGTCTGTGAGATCAAGCAGACTCAGCCCTCGGTGGAGGCAACCAGAAGTGCATGTGCAAAGGCACTGGGGCTGGCAGGTCAGCAGGAACAGTGGGGCTGGGTGCATGGGGTCACATGGAATGGCAGAGATTGGGGGGCTGTGGATTACAGCAGCCTGTGTGGGCGCTGGGCTATATGTCCTGTCAGCTCGCAGCCCCCGGCCGGGTGGGTGGGTGTCTGGGCTCTGCTGCCCAGTGTGTGAGGCAGGCGGTCCCCCGCGGCACTGGCAGCACGTGCAGGGCTCCTGGTGTCCCCGCCGCTGGACACCCGCTTTCCCCAGAGCAGTGGTGGGAGTCCCATTAGGCCAGCTGGGCCCTTTTCCCAGGGGTGCGGGTCGTGGGTAGTACATGGCGTGTCGCCCAAGACGCAGGATCCAAAGGCCCCATTAGAAGTGCAGCCATCAGACCTTCATGAGGGGTGGGCTCCAGGGGATGGCGGCCCCATTAACGCTCCTGCTTCAGGGCAGCCCGAGGCGGTGACTTCGTGGGGCAGTCCGTGCTGACTCGGGGCAGGTCACTGGGGGCTGAGCAGCAGCCCTCAGCCCACCCAGCCCTGCCAGGaggatcccattttacagatggggacctGCCATCCTGGGAGGGGTACAAGGGTGCTGGGTTGGGCTGGTGAGGACAAGGGCAGAGCTGGAGGCTGCTGGGTGAGCTGAGTCTGATCCCCGCCCCCCAAGGCCAGGTGGCATCCCTGCTCCCTTGGGGCCATCCTGGGACTTGGGGCCCCTGCAGAGTAGGGCCGTCGCGGTGCCTGGGCCTCCGCACTGACCTTCTCCCGCACCCCCCACCGCAGGCGCTGTTCGTCCTCTTCGTCCTGGCCTACATCCACATCGTCTTCTCTCGCTCCCCCATCAACTGCCTGGAGCACGTGCGGGACAAGTGGCCGCGGGAGGGCATCCTGCGGGTCGAGGTGCAGCAGAACTCCAGCCGCGCCCCCGTCTTCCTGCAGTTCTGTGACGGCGGCCGCCGCGGCAGCTTTCCCGGCCTGGCCGTAGAGCCGGGCAGCCCGGAGCctgaggaggacgaggaggaggagctggccgTGGACATGTTTGGGAACACGTCCATCAAGGTGAGCTGGCCGGGTGTGCTgcgcttgggggcacctggcaaGCTGCGATtcacctgggggaggggggcctccCTGTGCCGGCCTACTCCTGCCTGCTCCTGTGTGGCCTTGGGGGCGGGGTGGCGCTGGGCAGACTTGAGGCCTTGGGCCGTTTCCCAGCCCTTACTGGAAAGGGATCAGCCCATTTCCAGGGGCACCAAGGGCagaaagcagggagaaggaggcccTTGGAGGCACTGGGTCGAGAGCTAGAAGCTGGTCCTGGCTGTCCTGGATCGGGGGGACTGGGGAATGCCCTGTGCCTGGAGACGGGCAGTGGCTGCTGGAGCGAGCAAGGCTCCGGGGGGTGTGGGCGAGGCCATGGCCCCGAGAGGAGGACCTGCTGAAGCAGTTAGGGACTAGGGTCCTGTGGCTGGTGAGGACCCAGTCAGGCATTCCCTGCTTCAGGATGCTCACCCTTCCTTCCAGATGGCCCCTAGGGGAGCGTGGTGTTGGGCTGGGGGCCTGTAGGAGCTTACAGGTCAGAGACCTTCCAGCCCTGGAGGTGGGGGTGTCCCAGCGGAGGCTAGAGGTCACAGCAGCCGGGGCGGAGTGTGTGTCCTTGGTCAGCAGATGAGCTGGGACCGTGGGCCAGGCCGCTGCTGATGCCCTTCCTCTCGGCCACCCGCAGTTCGAGCTGGACATTGAGCCCAAGGTGTTGAAGCCACCGGGCAGTGCTGAGGCCCCGAATGACAGCCAGGAGCTCCCCTTCCCAGAGACACCCACAAAAGGTACACCGCAGGCCCCCGGTTGGCCCAGTGGGGAGCGGGTGACTAGactttggggttgtgagttcgagccccgtgcTGAGTGTtgagatttctttccttctttctctcttttttttttccgagatttttatttatcagtcTGAGGGAGCGAGTGAGaacaagcacacacacaagcaggaggagggccagagggagcgCGACAAGCAGATCCCCCGCCAAgcgcggggcttgattccaggacgccaagatcatgacctgagtcaaaggcagatgcttaactgattaagccacctgggtgccccggGCAGAGAtttcttggaaaataaaatcttaaaaaaaaattaaaaataggtggctcaggcattaagcgtctgcctttggctcaggtcgtgatcccggggtcctgggagtgagccccacgtcgggtcctgctcgtgttcccttgctcactgtctctttctgttgagtaaataaaatcgtgaaaaaaaaaaaaaagaaagaaagaagtaccCATATCTTGGGCTGATCAGGCGTGCGCAGCGTATCACTTCAAGGGGTCGTGCCCTGGGGCCATCCTCCGTGCAGAGGGCCCACGGGCCGAGTGGCCGCCCTGCATCACTTTGCCCACCTGTTAGCAGCCTGCAGGGTGGGGCGGATGCCGTGGAGCCCCAGTAACTGGTTTCCTTCTCAGGGACTCTCTGGGTGGGGGTCATGGGGCCCTGACCCACCCCCTCGCTCCCCGGAGCCCGCCGAGAGTGGTCGCCCAGCCCCTCAGGGGAGATGGCTGGACCACGGCTCATGGGCCTTGTCCCCACAGTGTGGCCGCAGGACGAGTATGTCGTGGAGTACTCGCTGGAGTACGGCTTCCTGCGGCTGTCCCAGGCCACGCGGCAGCGGCTCAGCATCCCCGTCATGGTGGTCACTCTGGGTCAGTGTCCCCTGGGGTGAGGCAGGGGGTTCTCGGGGGCTCCCAGAAGCACTTGGGTCCGGGCGCCGGGTCCACTTTCCGGCCGCAAGAAGCTTCCTCTGCGGCATCTCGGGTGTCCGGGTCACGGCGTCACTAGGGTGGGGGTCCTGCTGCTCACGCTGTCGTGTGCCCGCCCGCAGACCCCTCCCGGGACCAGTGCTTCGGGGACCGCTTCAGCCGCCTGCTGCTGGCCGAGTTCCTGGGCTACGACGACATCCTTATGTCCAGCGTCAAGGGCCTAGCCGAGAACGAGGAGAACAAGGGTTCGATGGGCCGggcacggggtggggtggggtgcagcGCGGCAGCTGGGCGGGCGCTCACGGCCGCCCCCCTACCTCTGGGCAGGCTTCCTGCGCAATGTGGTGTCCGGGGAGCACTACCGGTTCGTGAGCATGTGGATGGCCCGCACGTCCTACCTGGCCGCCTTCGTCATCATGGTCATCTTCGTGAGTGCGGGGGGCTGGGGCCGGGCGGGCGTGCGGGGGAGGTGCTCCCTGAGACATCCGGCGACATCCGGCCGCCCTTGCTCGCAGACCCTCAGCGTGTCCATGCTGCTCAGATACTCCCACCACCAGATTTTTGTCTTCATTGGTGAGTCTCCCTGCCCGCCGGTGTGTGGGAGGGCTGGGCTCCGCCCCCGGCCCCCaaggccccctgcccacctcgCCCAACCACCGGGCACCTCACCTGGTCTGCCCGCCCGCCGCTTTTTGCCCGCAGTGGATCTGCTGCAGATGCTGGAGATGAACATGGCCATTGCCTTCCCCGCCGCGCCCCTGCTCACGGTCATCCTGGCCCTCGTAGGTGAGGACCTCTTCCCCCTGTCCCTCCTGGCCCCGGCCCgccgcccccccgcccgcccgcccaacCGCCAGCCTCCCCACAGGGATGGAGGCCATCATGTCTGAGTTTTTCAACGACACCACCACGGCCTTCTACATCATCCTCATCGTCTGGCTGGCCGACCAGTACGACGCCATCTGCTGCCACACAAACACCAGCAAGAGGCACTGGCTGCGGTGAGCACCCAgtcctggggggcggggcggcgggcaGCGGGCGGCGGCTCATTGTGCCCCCCGCAGGTTCTTCTACCTGTACCATTTCGCCTTCTACGCCTACCACTACCGCTTCAACGGCCAGTACAGCAGCCTGGCCCTGGTCACTTCCTGGCTCTTCATCCAGGTGAGGAGCTTGCCCCGCTCTCCATGGGGGCATCTGGCCTATACTGGGTCCACGGGGGCCGGGCTTCCGGCTCCGGCTGCCGGCCTGAcccagagcccccccccccccccgccccgcccccagcatTCCATGATCTACTTCTTCCACCACTACGAGCTGCCTGCCATCCTGCAGCAGATCCGAATCCAAGAGATGCTTCTGCAGACCCCACCGCTGGGCGCCGGAGCCCCCACGGCGCTCCCCGATGACCTGAACAACAACGGGGGCACCCCGGCCGCCACCCCCGACCCTGCTGGCCAACCGCCCGCCCTGGGCCCTAGCATGCCGGCCAGTAGTGGGGGCCCCGGTCCTGTGGCTGAGGCGCCCAGCTCTCTGGTGGCTGCAGCAGCTTCGGTGGCCGCGGCAGCCAGCGGGGACCTGGGCTGGATGGCAGAGACGGCCGCCATGATCACAGACGCCTCCTTCCTGTCTGGCCTCAGTGCCTCCCTCCTGGAGCGGCGGCCCACTGGTCCGCTGAGCCCTGGTGGGGGCCTCCCCCGAGTCCCCCAGGACAGTGCCCCTTCCAGCGACTCCCTGGCACGTGACACAGCGCCCCCAGCTGCCGGGGTGAGTgggcccacccccacccccacagccccagTGGACCCATCCCCAGAGGTCGGTTCCTGAGCCTTGGGCAACTGACCGCCCCCTCCCTGGCCATGTAGGCCCACTGGGTACCACCTGGCTGGCGCCCTCGTATCAGGGAGGCTGTCCCGGGGGGTTCTTGGGGTGGCCCAGCCTGCCTTGGCTGGTGTCAGGGTCATCGGGTTTGCCCAGAGGGGGGCTTCTCTT from Neovison vison isolate M4711 chromosome 6, ASM_NN_V1, whole genome shotgun sequence encodes:
- the TMEM259 gene encoding membralin, with amino-acid sequence MSEHAAPGAPGPGPNGGGGGPVPARGPRTPNLNPNPLINVRDRLFHALFFKMAVTYSRLFPPAFRRLFEFFVLLKALFVLFVLAYIHIVFSRSPINCLEHVRDKWPREGILRVEVQQNSSRAPVFLQFCDGGRRGSFPGLAVEPGSPEPEEDEEEELAVDMFGNTSIKFELDIEPKVLKPPGSAEAPNDSQELPFPETPTKVWPQDEYVVEYSLEYGFLRLSQATRQRLSIPVMVVTLDPSRDQCFGDRFSRLLLAEFLGYDDILMSSVKGLAENEENKGFLRNVVSGEHYRFVSMWMARTSYLAAFVIMVIFTLSVSMLLRYSHHQIFVFIVDLLQMLEMNMAIAFPAAPLLTVILALVGMEAIMSEFFNDTTTAFYIILIVWLADQYDAICCHTNTSKRHWLRFFYLYHFAFYAYHYRFNGQYSSLALVTSWLFIQHSMIYFFHHYELPAILQQIRIQEMLLQTPPLGAGAPTALPDDLNNNGGTPAATPDPAGQPPALGPSMPASSGGPGPVAEAPSSLVAAAASVAAAASGDLGWMAETAAMITDASFLSGLSASLLERRPTGPLSPGGGLPRVPQDSAPSSDSLARDTAPPAAGVSGPTPTPTAPVDPSPEVGS